A part of Kitasatospora acidiphila genomic DNA contains:
- the metK gene encoding methionine adenosyltransferase, which yields MTRRLFTSESVTEGHPDKIADQISDTILDALLAQDPTSRVAVETLITTGQVHIAGEVTTKAYAPIAQLVRDTILEIGYDSSKKGFDGASCGVSVSIGAQSPDIAQGVDSAYEQRQGDPTDALDQQGAGDQGLMFGYACDDTAELMPLPITLAHRLAERLSCVRKDGTVPYLRPDGKTQVTIEYDGDRPVRLDTVVVSTQHAGGIDLETLLAPDIRQFVVEPVLREAGIDTTGYRLLVNPTGRFEIGGPMGDAGLTGRKIIVDTYGGMARHGGGAFSGKDPSKVDRSAAYAMRWVAKNVVAAGLARRCEVQVAYAIGKAAPVGLFVETFGTETVPVDRIQRAVLEVFDLRPAAIIRDLELLRPIYAATAAYGHFGRELPDFTWERTDRAEKLRQAAGR from the coding sequence ATGACCCGCCGCCTGTTCACCTCGGAGTCCGTCACCGAGGGCCACCCCGACAAGATCGCCGACCAGATCAGCGACACCATCCTGGACGCCCTGCTCGCCCAGGACCCGACCTCCCGGGTCGCCGTCGAGACCCTGATCACCACCGGCCAGGTGCACATCGCCGGCGAGGTCACCACCAAGGCGTACGCGCCGATCGCCCAACTGGTCCGCGACACCATCCTGGAGATCGGCTACGACAGCTCCAAGAAGGGCTTCGACGGCGCCTCCTGCGGCGTCTCGGTGTCGATCGGGGCCCAGTCCCCGGACATCGCCCAGGGCGTCGACAGCGCCTACGAGCAGCGCCAGGGCGACCCCACCGACGCCCTCGACCAGCAGGGCGCCGGCGACCAGGGCCTGATGTTCGGCTACGCCTGCGACGACACCGCGGAGCTGATGCCGCTGCCGATCACCCTGGCGCACCGGCTCGCCGAGCGCCTCAGCTGCGTCCGCAAGGACGGCACCGTCCCGTACCTGCGCCCGGACGGCAAGACCCAGGTCACCATCGAGTACGACGGCGACCGGCCGGTGCGGCTGGACACCGTGGTGGTCTCCACCCAGCACGCGGGCGGCATCGACCTGGAGACGCTGCTGGCGCCCGACATCCGGCAGTTCGTGGTGGAGCCGGTGCTGCGCGAGGCCGGCATCGACACCACCGGCTACCGGCTGCTGGTCAACCCGACCGGCCGCTTCGAGATCGGCGGCCCGATGGGTGACGCCGGCCTGACCGGTCGCAAGATCATCGTGGACACCTACGGCGGGATGGCCCGGCACGGCGGCGGCGCGTTCTCCGGCAAGGACCCGTCCAAGGTCGACCGCTCGGCCGCCTACGCGATGCGCTGGGTGGCGAAGAACGTGGTCGCCGCCGGCCTGGCCAGGCGCTGCGAGGTCCAGGTGGCCTACGCGATCGGCAAGGCGGCACCGGTCGGCCTGTTCGTCGAGACCTTCGGCACCGAGACCGTGCCGGTCGACCGGATCCAGCGGGCCGTCCTGGAGGTGTTCGACCTGCGCCCGGCCGCGATCATCCGCGACCTGGAGCTGCTGCGGCCGATCTACGCCGCCACCGCCGCCTACGGGCACTTCGGCCGCGAGCTGCCGGACTTCACCTGGGAGCGCACCGACCGCGCCGAGAAGCTGCGCCAGGCCGCCGGCCGCTGA
- a CDS encoding acyl carrier protein has translation MSANIEPIKSWILGRHPQRTDIAPDLDLIENRLIDSLSFVEFVFLLEQTSGRPIDMATVEVDHLRTLASIEEHFFAAAVA, from the coding sequence ATGTCCGCGAACATCGAGCCCATCAAGTCCTGGATCCTCGGCCGCCACCCGCAGCGCACCGACATCGCGCCCGACCTGGACCTGATCGAGAACCGCCTGATCGACTCGCTCTCCTTCGTCGAGTTCGTCTTCCTGCTGGAGCAGACCAGCGGACGGCCGATCGACATGGCGACGGTGGAGGTCGACCACCTGCGCACCCTCGCCAGCATCGAGGAGCACTTCTTCGCCGCCGCCGTGGCCTGA
- the acpS gene encoding holo-ACP synthase codes for MPAAAEAGPPPGWANLGLDIVAADRVRELIDNHGERFLLRMLTERELADCRTDEGLNTLAVCGRIAAKEAAFKTLRVADTILPWLDIEVHRAPGGWPLIELHGRAAQLAEAAGISGITVSISHDAGYAAAVAAPIPVG; via the coding sequence ATGCCTGCCGCCGCGGAGGCCGGGCCCCCTCCCGGCTGGGCGAACCTCGGTCTGGACATCGTCGCCGCCGACCGGGTCCGCGAACTGATCGACAACCATGGTGAGCGGTTCCTGCTCCGGATGCTCACCGAGCGGGAGTTGGCCGACTGCCGCACCGACGAGGGCCTGAACACCCTCGCCGTCTGCGGCCGGATCGCCGCCAAGGAAGCCGCCTTCAAGACCCTGCGGGTCGCCGACACCATCCTGCCCTGGCTGGACATCGAGGTCCACCGGGCCCCGGGCGGCTGGCCGCTGATCGAACTGCACGGCCGCGCGGCCCAGTTGGCCGAAGCCGCCGGAATCAGCGGCATCACCGTCAGCATCAGCCACGACGCGGGTTACGCCGCCGCCGTCGCCGCCCCGATCCCGGTCGGCTGA
- a CDS encoding class-II aminoacyl-tRNA synthetase family protein translates to MSPTISPPTGVQQGGLSALGPEATALLRLLDDTFAGWGAEAGAAQIIAPPLLPAADLAKLDYYDNFPHQAILATALDLDQRAEHPFAPRSGTFPQQALEPAALALPSAACYGVYLHHAGSALPDGTLVTVLGRCFRKETEYHDLRRLLGFHMREVVAIGSQDHTEQHLRTFTEKITAFAAALDLPLRKEAATDPFYDRGGARLLLQQLSPVKYEFLYEDLAIGSVNVHRNFFGERCGITVGDTGQAAFTSCAAFGLERWLSALTRRHGSWEAATEAVRQAGSAV, encoded by the coding sequence ATGAGTCCCACCATCTCGCCGCCCACGGGCGTGCAGCAGGGCGGCCTGTCCGCCCTCGGGCCGGAGGCCACCGCGCTGCTCCGACTGCTGGACGACACCTTCGCCGGCTGGGGCGCCGAGGCCGGCGCCGCCCAGATCATCGCGCCGCCGCTGCTCCCCGCCGCCGACCTGGCCAAGCTCGACTACTACGACAACTTCCCGCACCAGGCGATCCTCGCCACCGCTCTCGACCTCGACCAGCGCGCCGAGCACCCGTTCGCACCCCGGAGCGGCACCTTCCCGCAGCAGGCCCTGGAGCCCGCCGCCCTCGCGCTGCCCTCGGCCGCCTGCTACGGCGTCTACCTGCACCACGCCGGATCGGCCCTGCCCGACGGCACCCTGGTGACCGTGCTCGGCCGCTGCTTCCGCAAGGAGACCGAGTACCACGACCTGCGCCGCCTGCTCGGCTTCCACATGCGGGAGGTGGTCGCGATCGGCAGCCAGGACCACACCGAGCAGCACCTGCGGACCTTCACCGAGAAGATCACCGCGTTCGCCGCCGCGCTGGACCTGCCGCTGCGCAAGGAAGCCGCCACCGACCCGTTCTACGACCGCGGCGGGGCCCGGCTGCTGCTGCAGCAACTCTCCCCGGTGAAGTACGAGTTCCTCTACGAGGACCTGGCCATCGGCTCTGTCAACGTGCACCGGAACTTCTTCGGCGAGCGCTGCGGCATCACCGTCGGCGACACCGGCCAGGCCGCGTTCACCAGTTGCGCCGCCTTCGGCCTGGAACGCTGGCTCTCCGCCCTGACCCGGCGGCACGGCAGCTGGGAGGCCGCCACCGAGGCCGTCCGCCAGGCGGGTTCGGCGGTCTGA
- a CDS encoding diiron oxygenase, with protein MPTAELAVTDRFRQLLDRLAQKSIEDYYNPYQRFDWADSLDDDQWWMSPELISPTGTAALDQLDEATRKRLSKWESINFYSLNVHGIRELLIEVVNRIHMPGFEVPSDFFHHFIGEENEHMWFFSEFCLRYGGKIYQPPVFKLGGATERQEPEVENFLVFARILFFEELVDYYNMAMGQDERLCHTIRQVNAIHHQDESRHIAFGRELVAHLYGRMREAVGEDRLREVEAYLKRYMVYSLNSFYNPEIYRDAGIADPLALRAAIIGDPGRRAVERRVIRKPMAFFRKIGLFADDTLPTG; from the coding sequence ATGCCCACCGCCGAACTCGCCGTCACCGACCGGTTCCGCCAACTGCTCGACCGGCTCGCCCAGAAGTCCATCGAGGACTACTACAACCCCTACCAGCGCTTCGACTGGGCCGACTCGCTCGACGACGACCAGTGGTGGATGAGCCCCGAGCTCATCTCGCCGACCGGCACCGCCGCGCTCGACCAGCTCGACGAGGCCACCCGCAAGCGCCTCTCCAAGTGGGAGAGCATCAACTTCTACAGCCTCAACGTGCACGGCATCCGCGAGCTGCTGATCGAGGTGGTCAACCGGATCCACATGCCCGGCTTCGAAGTCCCCTCGGACTTCTTCCACCACTTCATCGGCGAGGAGAACGAACACATGTGGTTCTTCTCCGAGTTCTGCCTCCGCTACGGCGGCAAGATCTACCAGCCGCCGGTGTTCAAGCTGGGCGGCGCCACCGAGCGCCAGGAGCCCGAGGTGGAGAACTTCCTGGTCTTCGCCCGGATCCTGTTCTTCGAGGAGCTGGTCGACTACTACAACATGGCCATGGGCCAGGACGAGCGGCTCTGCCACACCATCCGCCAGGTCAACGCCATCCACCACCAGGACGAGTCCAGGCACATCGCCTTCGGCCGGGAGCTGGTCGCCCACCTCTACGGGCGGATGCGCGAGGCGGTCGGCGAGGACCGGCTGCGCGAGGTCGAGGCCTACCTGAAGCGCTACATGGTCTACAGCCTCAACTCCTTCTACAACCCCGAGATCTACCGCGACGCCGGGATCGCCGACCCGCTCGCCCTGCGCGCCGCGATCATCGGTGACCCGGGCCGCCGCGCCGTCGAGCGCAGGGTGATCCGCAAGCCCATGGCCTTCTTCCGCAAGATCGGCCTGTTCGCCGACGACACCCTCCCCACCGGCTGA
- a CDS encoding class I SAM-dependent methyltransferase — protein MTASFRDQVITDAAAAVRGLTVALGDRLGLYQALAGAGPLTAKELATRTGLDERYTTEWLHAQTSAGYLQHDPAHDTYRLPDAHAAVLADEDDPAYVAPFFTALKALYATEDQLAAAYRSGGGVEWSDHHDSLDTGMGSFFLPGYRANLVQHWLPALDGVVDRLRAGGKVADVGCGVGHSTLIMAQAFPEATFHGFDYSAAAIEHARELARRAGLADRVTFEVAPADGFPGQGYDLVSYFNVLHDLGHPVPAARWAHQALAEDGVWMIVEPNAKAALAENQHAAGRLFMSLSAVMCLPVAAAQHGPHALGNHAGEAALRAIAEGAGFTRWRRATETAVSAVYQARR, from the coding sequence ATGACCGCATCCTTCCGCGACCAGGTGATCACCGACGCGGCGGCCGCCGTCCGCGGCCTGACCGTGGCACTCGGCGACCGGCTCGGCCTCTACCAAGCCCTGGCCGGCGCCGGCCCGCTGACCGCCAAGGAACTCGCCACCCGCACCGGACTCGACGAGCGCTACACCACCGAGTGGCTGCACGCCCAGACCAGCGCCGGCTACCTGCAACACGACCCGGCGCACGACACCTACCGACTGCCCGACGCCCACGCCGCCGTGCTCGCCGACGAGGACGACCCGGCCTACGTCGCCCCCTTCTTCACCGCCCTCAAGGCGCTCTACGCCACCGAGGACCAGTTGGCCGCCGCCTACCGCAGCGGCGGTGGCGTCGAATGGTCCGACCACCACGACTCCCTGGACACCGGCATGGGCAGCTTCTTCCTGCCCGGCTACCGCGCCAACCTGGTCCAGCACTGGCTGCCCGCGCTGGACGGCGTGGTCGACCGCCTGCGGGCCGGCGGCAAGGTCGCCGACGTCGGCTGCGGGGTCGGCCACTCGACCCTGATCATGGCCCAGGCGTTCCCCGAGGCCACCTTCCACGGGTTCGACTACTCCGCCGCCGCCATCGAGCACGCCCGCGAACTGGCCCGCCGGGCCGGGCTGGCCGACCGGGTCACTTTCGAGGTCGCCCCCGCCGACGGCTTCCCCGGCCAAGGCTACGACCTGGTCAGCTACTTCAACGTGCTGCACGACCTGGGCCACCCGGTCCCCGCCGCCCGCTGGGCCCACCAGGCGCTGGCCGAGGACGGTGTCTGGATGATCGTCGAGCCCAACGCCAAGGCCGCGCTCGCCGAGAACCAGCACGCCGCAGGACGGCTGTTCATGAGCCTGTCCGCCGTGATGTGCCTGCCGGTCGCCGCCGCCCAGCACGGCCCGCACGCCCTCGGCAACCACGCCGGCGAGGCCGCGCTGCGCGCCATCGCCGAGGGGGCCGGCTTCACCCGCTGGCGCCGCGCCACCGAGACCGCCGTCAGCGCGGTCTACCAGGCCCGCCGCTGA
- a CDS encoding class I SAM-dependent methyltransferase — translation MEAVSKTAQWTAAARALESERADALFVDPYARTVAADTGFKLLDRYAGAGTVEFLAVRTTYLDRAIAAAVAGEGIRQVVFVAAGMDTRPFRLDCWADGTTVFELDRPALLAAKEELLDGAQLPAGITRRPVAVDLAGEWADSLRQAGFQADRPTLWVIEGLTFFLPEDAVRRLLTGVRTLSAPGTVLLGDFASRASLVNPLARPFLNALAEDGAAWLFGTDTPEQFLAECGWQAREVRQPGEDGATFGRWPFPVPPREFRGAPRSFLYTADLA, via the coding sequence ATGGAAGCCGTCTCCAAGACCGCCCAGTGGACGGCCGCTGCCCGGGCCCTGGAGTCCGAGCGCGCCGACGCCCTCTTCGTCGACCCGTACGCCCGCACCGTCGCCGCCGACACCGGCTTCAAGCTGCTCGACCGCTACGCCGGCGCCGGCACCGTCGAGTTCCTGGCCGTCCGCACCACCTACCTGGACCGCGCCATCGCCGCCGCCGTCGCCGGTGAGGGCATCCGCCAGGTCGTCTTCGTCGCCGCCGGCATGGACACCCGCCCGTTCCGGCTGGACTGCTGGGCCGACGGCACCACCGTCTTCGAGCTGGACCGGCCCGCCCTGCTGGCCGCCAAGGAGGAGCTGCTCGACGGCGCCCAGCTGCCCGCCGGGATCACCCGCCGCCCGGTGGCCGTCGACCTCGCGGGGGAGTGGGCCGACTCGCTGCGCCAGGCCGGCTTCCAGGCCGACCGGCCGACCCTGTGGGTGATCGAGGGCCTGACCTTCTTCCTCCCCGAGGACGCGGTGCGCCGGCTGCTGACCGGCGTGCGCACCCTCTCGGCCCCCGGCACCGTGCTGCTCGGCGACTTCGCCAGCCGCGCCTCGCTGGTCAACCCGCTGGCCCGGCCGTTCCTCAACGCCCTGGCCGAAGACGGCGCGGCCTGGCTGTTCGGCACCGACACCCCCGAGCAGTTCCTCGCCGAATGCGGCTGGCAGGCCCGCGAGGTGCGCCAGCCGGGCGAGGACGGCGCCACCTTCGGCCGCTGGCCCTTCCCGGTGCCGCCCCGCGAATTCCGCGGCGCCCCGCGGTCCTTCCTCTACACCGCCGACCTGGCGTAA
- a CDS encoding MaoC family dehydratase translates to MYYFEDFVAGAEFELGTVTVTDDQIIEFGRRFDPQPFHVDHELAAASPFGGLIASGWHTASLFMRRYVDGLLADSACLGSPGVDEIRYHRPVRPGDQLTARVRILGSRPSLGRPDTGIVQPSCELVDSEGQLVFSMILHSIFGRRPARPAAPMPSVDPVHPVPVPVN, encoded by the coding sequence ATGTACTACTTCGAGGACTTCGTCGCAGGCGCCGAATTCGAGCTCGGCACCGTGACGGTGACGGACGATCAGATCATCGAGTTCGGCCGACGGTTCGACCCGCAGCCGTTCCACGTCGACCACGAACTCGCCGCCGCCTCCCCGTTCGGCGGGCTGATCGCCAGCGGCTGGCACACCGCCTCGCTGTTCATGCGCCGCTACGTCGACGGGCTGCTGGCCGACAGCGCCTGCCTCGGCTCGCCGGGTGTCGACGAGATCCGCTACCACCGGCCGGTCCGGCCCGGTGACCAGCTGACCGCCCGGGTGCGGATCCTCGGCTCCCGGCCCTCGCTGGGCCGGCCGGACACCGGGATCGTCCAGCCGAGCTGCGAACTGGTCGACAGTGAAGGCCAGTTGGTGTTCAGCATGATCCTGCACAGCATCTTCGGGCGCCGCCCGGCCCGACCGGCCGCGCCGATGCCGTCCGTCGACCCGGTGCACCCGGTGCCGGTCCCCGTCAACTGA